Proteins found in one Streptococcus mitis genomic segment:
- the sufD gene encoding Fe-S cluster assembly protein SufD: MTKENIKLFSEMHAEPSWLADLRQKAFDKIETLELPVIERVKFHRWNLGDGTITENEPSANVPDFTALDNHLKLVQVGTQTVFEQTPVELAEQGVVFTDFHSALEEIPELIEEFFMSSVKYDDDKLAAYHTAYFNSGAVLYIPDNVEIKEPIEGIFYQDSDSDVPFNKHIMIIAGKNSKISYLERLESRGEGSVKATANITVEVIARSGAQVKFAAIDRLGENVTAYISRRGKLGNDASIDWAIGVMNEGNVVADFDSDLIGNGSHADLKVVALSSGRQVQGIDTRVTNYGCNSIGNILQHGVILEKATLTFNGIGHIIKGAKGADAQQESRVLMLSDQARSDANPILLIDENDVTAGHAASIGQVDPEDMYYLMSRGLDKATAERLVVRGFLGSVIVEIPVKEVRDEMIATIEEKLSKR, from the coding sequence ATGACTAAAGAAAATATTAAACTTTTTTCAGAAATGCACGCTGAACCAAGCTGGTTGGCTGACCTCCGTCAAAAAGCTTTTGATAAGATTGAGACTTTGGAATTACCAGTTATTGAGCGTGTCAAATTCCACCGTTGGAATCTGGGTGATGGAACGATTACAGAAAATGAGCCATCAGCAAATGTTCCAGATTTCACTGCACTAGATAACCACTTGAAGTTGGTGCAAGTAGGAACTCAAACTGTTTTTGAGCAAACTCCAGTTGAGTTGGCTGAACAGGGTGTTGTCTTTACAGACTTCCACTCAGCTTTAGAAGAAATCCCAGAGCTTATTGAGGAATTCTTCATGTCATCTGTTAAGTATGACGATGACAAGTTGGCAGCCTACCATACAGCTTATTTCAACAGTGGTGCTGTTCTCTACATTCCTGATAATGTTGAGATTAAAGAACCAATCGAAGGAATTTTCTATCAAGACAGCGATAGTGATGTGCCGTTTAACAAGCATATTATGATTATCGCTGGTAAAAATTCTAAGATTAGTTATCTGGAGCGTTTAGAGTCACGCGGTGAGGGAAGTGTCAAAGCAACTGCTAATATCACAGTAGAAGTGATTGCGCGTTCTGGAGCTCAAGTGAAATTTGCTGCGATTGACCGTCTAGGTGAAAACGTCACTGCTTACATTAGCCGTCGTGGTAAATTAGGAAACGATGCAAGTATTGACTGGGCAATTGGTGTCATGAACGAAGGAAATGTTGTTGCTGACTTTGATAGTGACTTGATTGGTAACGGTAGCCATGCCGACCTTAAAGTCGTAGCTCTTTCAAGTGGCCGTCAGGTACAAGGGATTGATACTCGAGTGACTAACTATGGTTGCAACTCAATCGGAAATATCCTTCAACATGGGGTTATTCTTGAGAAAGCAACCTTGACCTTCAATGGTATTGGCCACATTATCAAGGGTGCTAAGGGAGCAGATGCCCAACAAGAGAGCCGTGTTCTTATGCTTTCAGACCAAGCGCGTTCAGATGCCAATCCAATTCTTTTGATTGATGAAAATGACGTTACTGCAGGTCACGCAGCTTCTATCGGTCAGGTGGATCCAGAAGACATGTACTACCTCATGAGTCGTGGCTTGGACAAGGCAACTGCAGAACGTTTGGTTGTCCGTGGTTTCCTTGGCTCCGTTATCGTTGAGATTCCAGTCAAGGAAGTTCGTGATGAAATGATTGCAACTATCGAAGAAAAATTGTCAAAACGCTAA
- a CDS encoding DUF3272 domain-containing protein — MNRQQFIIIALFTAAETYFFNEAWMTGRYIMAAFWAILLFRNFRVSYLMGKIVDVIDQHLKGKD, encoded by the coding sequence ATGAATAGACAACAATTTATTATCATCGCGCTGTTTACAGCTGCTGAGACCTATTTTTTCAATGAAGCCTGGATGACTGGTCGTTATATTATGGCAGCCTTTTGGGCCATTTTGCTCTTTAGAAATTTCCGAGTTAGTTATTTGATGGGCAAGATTGTAGATGTCATTGACCAACATTTAAAAGGAAAAGACTAG
- the pbp3 gene encoding D-alanyl-D-alanine carboxypeptidase PBP3, translating to MKKIILTLLSLSVIGSASTVAAQDFNIAAKHAIAVEANTGKILYEKDATQPVEIASITKLITVYLVYEALENGSITLSTPVDISDYPYKLTTNSEASNVPMEARNYTVEQLLEATLVSSANSAAIALAEKIAGSEKDFVDMMRAKLLEWGIQDATVVNTTGLNNETLGDNIYPGSKKDDENKLSAYDVAIVARNLIKKYPQVLEITKKPSSTFAGMTITSTNYMLEGMPAYRGGFDGLKTGTTDKAGESFVGTTVEKGMRVITVVLNADHQDNNPYARFTATSSLMDYISSTFTLRKIVQKGDAYQDSKAPVQDGKEDTVTAVAKDDISLIERVGGQSSQTIQFTPDSKAIPAPLEAGTVVGHLTYEDNDLIGQGYITTERPSFEMVAEKKVEKAFFLKVWWNQFIRFINEKL from the coding sequence ATGAAAAAAATAATTTTAACTCTACTAAGTTTATCCGTGATTGGGTCAGCATCGACTGTTGCTGCTCAAGATTTTAATATTGCTGCTAAACATGCCATTGCCGTTGAAGCAAATACTGGTAAAATTCTCTATGAGAAAGATGCAACCCAGCCAGTTGAAATCGCTTCAATCACAAAATTGATTACTGTTTATCTTGTCTATGAAGCCTTGGAAAACGGCAGTATTACACTATCCACTCCGGTAGATATTTCTGATTATCCTTACAAATTAACGACAAATTCTGAAGCGAGTAATGTTCCTATGGAGGCTCGTAATTATACCGTAGAACAACTACTGGAAGCAACCCTAGTATCCAGTGCTAACAGTGCAGCTATTGCGTTAGCTGAGAAAATTGCTGGCTCAGAAAAAGATTTCGTCGATATGATGCGGGCAAAGCTCTTAGAATGGGGAATTCAGGATGCCACTGTTGTCAATACGACAGGCCTTAACAATGAGACACTAGGGGATAATATTTACCCAGGATCTAAAAAAGATGACGAAAATAAGCTCAGTGCTTATGATGTCGCTATCGTTGCTCGCAACCTCATCAAAAAATACCCACAAGTCTTGGAAATCACGAAAAAACCTTCTTCTACTTTTGCTGGAATGACAATCACTTCTACCAACTACATGTTAGAGGGTATGCCTGCTTATCGCGGTGGTTTTGATGGCCTTAAGACAGGAACAACAGACAAAGCTGGAGAATCTTTTGTTGGTACTACTGTCGAAAAAGGGATGAGGGTTATCACAGTTGTTTTGAATGCGGATCATCAAGACAATAATCCTTACGCTCGCTTCACAGCTACTTCTTCACTAATGGATTATATCTCTTCTACATTCACACTTCGCAAAATCGTTCAAAAAGGCGATGCCTATCAAGATAGTAAAGCCCCTGTACAAGATGGAAAAGAAGATACCGTTACTGCCGTTGCCAAAGATGACATCTCTCTAATTGAACGTGTTGGGGGACAATCGTCCCAAACAATTCAATTCACACCTGATTCTAAGGCAATTCCAGCACCACTTGAAGCCGGAACTGTGGTTGGACATTTGACTTATGAAGACAATGATTTGATTGGTCAAGGTTACATCACTACAGAACGTCCTAGTTTTGAAATGGTAGCAGAAAAGAAAGTTGAAAAAGCCTTCTTCTTAAAAGTTTGGTGGAATCAGTTTATCCGCTTCATCAACGAAAAATTATAA
- the sufC gene encoding Fe-S cluster assembly ATPase SufC — MSVLEIKDLHVEIEGKEILKGVNLTLKTGEIAAIMGPNGTGKSTLSAAIMGNPNYEVTKGEVLFDGVNILELEVDERARMGLFLAMQYPSEIPGITNAEFLRAAMNAGKEDDEKISVREFITKLDEKMELLNMKEEMAERYLNEGFSGGEKKRNEILQLLMLEPTFALLDEIDSGLDIDALKVVSKGVNAMRGEGFGAMIITHYQRLLNYITPDVVHVMMEGRVVLSGGPELAARLEREGYAKLAEELGYDYKEEL; from the coding sequence ATGTCAGTATTAGAGATCAAAGATCTTCACGTTGAGATTGAAGGAAAAGAAATTTTAAAAGGGGTTAACCTGACCCTGAAAACAGGAGAAATTGCCGCTATCATGGGACCAAATGGTACTGGTAAATCGACTCTTTCTGCCGCTATCATGGGAAATCCAAACTATGAAGTTACCAAAGGTGAAGTCTTGTTTGATGGCGTAAACATCCTTGAGTTGGAAGTGGACGAGCGTGCGCGTATGGGACTTTTCCTTGCTATGCAATACCCATCAGAAATTCCTGGTATTACCAATGCTGAGTTTCTTCGTGCAGCCATGAATGCTGGTAAAGAAGATGATGAAAAGATTTCAGTTCGTGAGTTTATCACTAAGCTAGATGAGAAGATGGAATTGCTCAACATGAAAGAAGAAATGGCTGAGCGTTACCTCAACGAAGGTTTCTCTGGTGGTGAGAAAAAACGAAATGAAATTCTTCAGCTTTTGATGTTGGAACCAACTTTTGCCCTTTTGGATGAGATTGACTCTGGTCTTGATATTGACGCTCTTAAAGTTGTTTCTAAAGGTGTTAATGCCATGCGTGGTGAAGGCTTTGGTGCTATGATTATCACTCACTACCAACGTCTTTTGAACTACATTACACCTGATGTGGTACACGTGATGATGGAAGGTCGTGTTGTCCTTTCAGGTGGTCCAGAATTGGCTGCGCGTTTGGAACGTGAAGGATACGCAAAACTAGCTGAAGAACTTGGCTACGACTACAAGGAAGAATTGTAA
- the sufB gene encoding Fe-S cluster assembly protein SufB produces the protein MAEERVEPKPIDLGEYKFGFHDDVEPVLSTGKGLNEDVIRELSAAKGEPEWMLEFRLKSYETFKKMPMQTWGADLSEIDFDDLIYYQKPSDKPARSWDDVPEKIKETFERIGIPEAERAYLAGASAQYESEVVYHNMKEEFQKLGIIFTDTDSALKEYPDLFKQYFAKLVPPTDNKLAALNSAVWSGGTFIYVPKGVKVDIPLQTYFRINNENTGQFERTLIIVDEGASVHYVEGCTAPTYSSNSLHAAIVEIFALDGAYMRYTTIQNWSDNVYNLVTKRAKAQKDATVEWIDGNLGAKTTMKYPSVYLDGEGARGTMLSIAFANAGQHQDTGAKMIHNAPHTSSSIVSKSIAKGGGKVDYRGQVTFNKNSKKSVSHIECDTIIMDDLSASDTIPFNEIHNSQVALEHEAKVSKISEEQLYYLMSRGLSESEATEMIVMGFVEPFTKELPMEYAVELNRLISYEMEGSVG, from the coding sequence ATGGCTGAAGAAAGAGTAGAACCAAAACCAATTGACCTTGGTGAATATAAATTTGGTTTCCATGATGATGTAGAGCCTGTCCTATCGACAGGAAAAGGATTGAATGAAGATGTCATTCGTGAACTATCAGCTGCTAAGGGAGAACCTGAGTGGATGCTAGAATTCCGTTTGAAGTCTTATGAAACCTTTAAAAAAATGCCCATGCAAACTTGGGGAGCAGACTTGTCAGAGATTGATTTTGATGATCTGATTTATTACCAAAAACCATCTGATAAACCAGCTCGTTCGTGGGATGACGTTCCTGAAAAGATTAAAGAAACCTTTGAACGTATCGGAATTCCTGAAGCTGAGCGTGCCTATCTGGCCGGTGCCTCTGCCCAGTATGAGTCAGAAGTGGTTTACCACAACATGAAGGAAGAGTTCCAGAAATTGGGGATTATCTTTACAGATACGGATTCTGCCCTCAAGGAATACCCAGACTTGTTTAAACAATACTTTGCCAAGTTGGTACCGCCGACAGATAACAAGTTGGCTGCCCTCAACTCAGCAGTATGGTCTGGTGGAACCTTTATCTACGTACCAAAAGGGGTCAAGGTAGATATTCCTCTTCAAACTTACTTCCGTATCAACAACGAGAATACAGGTCAGTTTGAACGTACCTTGATTATCGTTGATGAGGGAGCAAGTGTCCATTATGTAGAAGGATGTACAGCACCAACTTATTCAAGTAACAGCTTGCATGCTGCCATCGTAGAAATCTTTGCCTTGGATGGAGCTTATATGCGTTATACGACTATCCAAAACTGGTCTGATAACGTCTATAACTTGGTTACAAAACGCGCTAAGGCTCAAAAAGATGCCACTGTTGAGTGGATTGATGGTAACTTGGGTGCAAAGACTACTATGAAATACCCATCTGTTTACCTTGATGGAGAAGGGGCGCGTGGTACTATGCTTTCTATTGCCTTTGCTAATGCAGGGCAACACCAAGATACTGGAGCTAAGATGATCCACAACGCTCCACATACAAGCTCGTCTATTGTGTCTAAATCTATCGCTAAAGGTGGAGGAAAGGTTGACTATCGTGGACAAGTAACCTTTAATAAAAACTCTAAGAAATCTGTCTCTCACATCGAATGTGATACCATTATCATGGATGACTTGTCAGCATCAGATACCATTCCGTTTAATGAAATTCACAACTCACAAGTCGCTTTGGAACACGAAGCTAAGGTATCTAAGATTTCAGAAGAGCAACTCTATTACCTCATGAGCCGTGGATTGTCAGAATCTGAGGCAACTGAGATGATTGTTATGGGATTTGTAGAACCATTTACAAAAGAGCTTCCAATGGAATATGCAGTTGAGCTGAACCGTTTGATTAGCTATGAAATGGAAGGATCAGTTGGGTAA
- a CDS encoding DEAD/DEAH box helicase, with the protein MRQKNEKKLPTEWQELSDQLGFQEFTPIQTQLFEPLLAGENLLGVSPTGTGKTLAYLLPSLLRLQKKKAQQLLILAPNTELAGQIFEVCKTWAETIGLTAQLFLSGSSQKRQIERLKKGPEILIGTPGRIFELIKLKKIKMMNVETIILDEFDQLLDDSQIHFVEKITHYAPRDHQLVYMSATTKFDQEKIAPNTHTIDLSDQKLDNIQHFYMQVDQRHRVDMLRKLAHVEDFRSLVFFNSLSDLGSAEEKLQYRDILAVSLASDVNVKFRKVILEKFKDKQLTLLLATDLLARGIDIDSLECVVNFDVPRDSETYTHRAGRTGRMGKEGYVITLVTHPEEIKKLKKFASVREIVLKNQELYIK; encoded by the coding sequence TTGAGGCAGAAAAATGAAAAAAAACTACCGACTGAGTGGCAAGAACTGAGTGACCAACTCGGTTTCCAGGAATTCACCCCCATTCAAACTCAACTATTTGAGCCCCTTCTTGCTGGAGAAAACCTCCTAGGAGTGAGCCCAACAGGAACTGGTAAGACCCTAGCTTACCTCCTACCAAGTCTTCTCAGACTACAAAAGAAAAAGGCCCAACAACTCTTGATTCTAGCACCAAATACAGAACTTGCCGGACAAATTTTTGAAGTGTGTAAAACATGGGCTGAAACTATCGGCTTAACTGCCCAACTCTTCTTATCAGGCTCAAGTCAGAAACGCCAGATTGAACGCCTAAAGAAAGGACCAGAAATTCTGATTGGAACCCCTGGCCGTATCTTTGAACTCATTAAATTGAAAAAAATCAAGATGATGAATGTGGAAACCATCATTCTGGATGAATTCGACCAATTGCTCGATGATTCTCAGATACACTTTGTCGAGAAAATTACTCACTACGCACCTCGTGACCACCAACTCGTCTACATGAGTGCGACGACCAAGTTTGACCAAGAAAAGATTGCGCCTAACACACATACCATTGATCTTTCTGACCAAAAATTGGACAACATCCAACATTTCTATATGCAGGTAGATCAACGTCACCGAGTGGATATGCTACGAAAACTAGCTCATGTTGAAGATTTCCGCAGTCTGGTCTTCTTTAACAGCCTATCAGACCTTGGAAGCGCAGAAGAAAAATTACAATATCGGGATATCTTGGCTGTTTCTCTAGCTAGTGATGTCAATGTCAAATTTAGAAAAGTCATCTTAGAAAAGTTTAAAGACAAGCAACTAACCCTGCTTCTTGCAACAGACCTTCTGGCACGTGGAATTGATATCGATAGCCTAGAATGTGTCGTAAACTTTGATGTTCCTAGAGATAGCGAGACCTACACTCACCGTGCTGGCCGTACTGGCCGTATGGGCAAGGAAGGTTATGTTATCACTCTCGTCACTCATCCAGAAGAAATTAAAAAACTCAAAAAGTTTGCAAGTGTACGAGAAATTGTCCTAAAAAATCAAGAACTCTATATCAAATAA
- the tuf gene encoding elongation factor Tu: protein MAKEKYDRSKPHVNIGTIGHVDHGKTTLTAAITTVLARRLPSSVNQPKDYASIDAAPEERERGITINTAHVEYETEKRHYAHIDAPGHADYVKNMITGAAQMDGAILVVASTDGPMPQTREHILLSRQVGVKHLIVFMNKVDLVDDEELLELVEMEIRDLLSEYDFPGDDLPVIQGSALKALEGDSKYEDIVMELMNTVDEYIPEPERDTDKPLLLPVEDVFSITGRGTVASGRIDRGIVKVNDEIEIVGIKEETQKAVVTGVEMFRKQLDEGLAGDNVGVLLRGVQRDEIERGQVIAKPGSINPHTKFKGEVYILTKEEGGRHTPFFNNYRPQFYFRTTDVTGSIELPAGTEMVMPGDNVTIDVELIHPIAVEQGTTFSIREGGRTVGSGMVTEIEA from the coding sequence ATGGCAAAAGAAAAATACGATCGTAGTAAACCACACGTTAACATTGGTACTATCGGACACGTTGACCACGGTAAAACTACCCTAACTGCAGCTATCACAACTGTTTTGGCACGTCGCTTGCCTTCATCAGTTAACCAACCTAAAGACTATGCGTCTATCGATGCTGCTCCAGAAGAACGCGAACGCGGTATCACAATCAACACTGCGCACGTTGAGTACGAAACTGAAAAACGTCACTACGCTCACATCGACGCTCCAGGACACGCGGACTACGTTAAAAACATGATCACTGGTGCTGCTCAAATGGACGGAGCTATCCTTGTAGTAGCTTCAACTGACGGACCAATGCCACAAACTCGTGAGCACATCCTTCTTTCACGTCAGGTTGGTGTTAAACACCTTATCGTCTTCATGAACAAAGTTGACTTGGTTGACGACGAAGAATTGCTTGAATTGGTTGAAATGGAAATCCGTGACCTATTGTCAGAATACGACTTCCCAGGTGACGATCTTCCAGTTATCCAAGGTTCAGCTCTTAAAGCTCTTGAAGGTGACTCTAAATACGAAGACATCGTTATGGAATTGATGAACACAGTTGATGAGTACATCCCAGAACCAGAACGTGACACTGACAAACCATTGCTTCTTCCAGTCGAAGACGTATTCTCAATCACTGGACGTGGTACAGTTGCTTCAGGACGTATCGACCGTGGTATCGTTAAAGTCAACGACGAAATCGAAATCGTTGGTATCAAAGAAGAAACTCAAAAAGCAGTTGTTACTGGTGTTGAAATGTTCCGTAAACAACTTGACGAAGGTCTTGCCGGAGATAACGTAGGTGTCCTTCTTCGTGGTGTTCAACGTGATGAAATCGAACGTGGACAAGTTATTGCTAAACCAGGTTCAATCAACCCACACACTAAATTCAAAGGTGAAGTCTACATCCTTACTAAAGAAGAAGGTGGACGTCACACTCCATTCTTCAACAACTACCGTCCACAATTCTACTTCCGTACTACTGACGTTACAGGTTCAATCGAACTTCCAGCAGGTACTGAAATGGTAATGCCTGGTGATAACGTGACAATCGACGTTGAGTTGATCCACCCAATCGCCGTAGAACAAGGTACTACATTCTCTATCCGTGAGGGTGGACGTACTGTTGGTTCAGGTATGGTTACAGAAATCGAAGCTTAA
- the sufU gene encoding Fe-S cluster assembly sulfur transfer protein SufU, with protein sequence MALSKLDSLYMAVVADHSKNPHHQGKLEDAEQISLNNPTCGDVINLSVKFDAENRLENIAFLNSGCTISTASASMMTDAVLGKTKQEILELATIFSEMVQGQKDERQDQLGDAAFLSGVAKFPQRIKCATLAWNALKKTIENQENQ encoded by the coding sequence ATGGCACTTTCTAAACTAGATAGCCTTTATATGGCAGTGGTAGCGGACCATTCGAAAAATCCACATCACCAAGGAAAGTTAGAAGATGCTGAGCAAATCAGTCTCAACAATCCGACCTGTGGGGATGTTATCAATCTCTCTGTCAAGTTTGATGCAGAGAATCGTTTGGAAAATATTGCTTTTCTTAACTCAGGTTGTACCATCTCAACTGCCTCTGCTAGTATGATGACAGATGCCGTTTTAGGAAAAACCAAACAAGAAATTTTAGAACTTGCAACTATTTTTTCTGAAATGGTTCAAGGCCAAAAAGATGAACGCCAAGACCAACTTGGAGATGCAGCTTTCTTATCAGGCGTTGCAAAATTCCCTCAACGAATCAAGTGTGCAACCCTAGCTTGGAACGCCCTGAAGAAAACAATTGAAAATCAAGAAAATCAGTAA
- a CDS encoding AI-2E family transporter, which produces MFRKNKLFFWTSEILLLTIIFYLWREMGAIITPFVSVANTIMIPFLLGGFLYYLTNPIVNFLQKYFKINRIIGILLTLCALVWGLVIGVVYLLPILVNQLTSLIATSQTIYSRLQDLIVDLSTYPAFQNLDIQATIQQLNLSYVDILQNILNSVTNSVGSVLSALFSTVLIIIMTPVFLIYFLLDGHKFLPMLERTVLKRDKLHITGLLKNLNATIARYISGVAIDAIIIGCLAFIGYSVIGLKYALVFAIFSGLANLIPYVGPSIGLIPMIIANIFTDPHRMLIAVIYMLIIQQVDGNILYPRIVGGVMKVHPITILVLLLLSSNIYGVIGMIVAVPTYSILKEISKFLSRLYENHKIMKERERELAK; this is translated from the coding sequence ATGTTTCGTAAGAATAAATTATTTTTTTGGACCAGTGAGATTTTACTATTAACCATTATCTTTTATTTATGGAGAGAGATGGGAGCGATTATTACACCTTTTGTAAGTGTCGCAAACACTATCATGATTCCCTTTCTTTTAGGTGGTTTTTTATACTATTTGACCAATCCTATTGTGAATTTTTTACAAAAGTATTTCAAAATTAACCGTATCATTGGTATTCTACTAACCTTGTGTGCCTTGGTTTGGGGGCTAGTTATTGGGGTAGTCTATCTCTTACCGATTTTGGTCAATCAGTTGACCAGCTTGATTGCGACTAGCCAGACTATCTACAGTCGTTTACAAGATTTGATTGTGGATTTATCTACTTATCCAGCCTTTCAAAATTTGGATATTCAAGCGACTATTCAACAGTTAAATCTCTCCTATGTAGATATTCTACAGAATATCCTAAATAGTGTAACGAATAGTGTTGGAAGTGTCCTATCAGCGCTCTTTAGTACTGTTTTGATTATTATCATGACCCCTGTATTTTTAATTTATTTTTTGTTAGATGGTCACAAATTCTTGCCGATGCTTGAACGTACTGTTTTAAAGCGAGATAAGTTGCATATTACAGGTCTTTTAAAAAATTTGAATGCTACAATCGCTCGATATATTAGTGGAGTCGCAATTGATGCGATTATTATTGGTTGTTTGGCCTTTATCGGATATAGCGTGATTGGTTTAAAATACGCTTTGGTCTTCGCCATCTTTTCAGGGTTAGCCAATCTCATTCCTTATGTAGGTCCAAGTATTGGTTTGATTCCGATGATTATCGCCAATATCTTTACTGATCCCCATAGAATGCTGATTGCAGTTATTTATATGCTGATTATTCAACAAGTAGATGGGAATATCCTTTACCCTCGAATCGTTGGTGGAGTGATGAAGGTTCATCCAATTACGATTTTAGTATTACTTTTGTTATCAAGTAATATCTATGGTGTCATCGGTATGATTGTCGCTGTACCAACTTATTCTATCTTAAAAGAAATTTCTAAGTTCTTATCACGTTTGTATGAAAATCATAAAATAATGAAAGAACGAGAAAGAGAATTAGCTAAGTAA
- a CDS encoding cysteine desulfurase: MLDVEVIRKDFPILDQIVNDEPLVYLDNAATTQKPLAVLETINRYYEQDNANVHRGVHTLAERATASYEAARETIRKFINAGSTKEVLFTRGTTTSLNWVARYAEEVLTEGDQVLISVMEHHSNIIPWQEACRKTGAELVYVYLKDGALDMDDLRAKLTDKVKFVSLAHASNVLGVVNPIKEITQLAHQVGAIMVVDGAQSTPHMKIDVQDLDVDFFAFSGHKMAGPTGIGVLYGKEKYLEQMSPVEFGGEMIDFVYEQSASWKELPWKFEAGTPNMAGAIGLASAVDYLERIGMDTIEAHEQELIEYVYPKLQAIEGLTIYGSQNLAQRSGVIAFNLGDLHPHDLATALDYEGVAVRAGHHCAQPLLQYLDVPATARASFYIYNTKADCDKLVDALQKTKEFFNGTF, translated from the coding sequence ATGTTAGATGTAGAAGTGATTCGCAAGGATTTTCCAATTTTAGACCAGATTGTTAATGATGAACCATTGGTTTATTTGGATAATGCTGCGACGACACAAAAACCACTAGCAGTTCTGGAGACGATTAACCGATACTATGAGCAAGACAATGCCAATGTTCATCGTGGCGTTCATACCTTGGCAGAAAGGGCGACAGCTTCTTATGAGGCAGCTCGTGAAACCATTCGTAAGTTTATCAATGCAGGCTCTACAAAGGAAGTTCTCTTTACTAGAGGAACGACAACCAGTCTTAACTGGGTAGCGCGTTATGCTGAGGAAGTCTTGACTGAGGGAGACCAGGTTTTGATTTCTGTCATGGAACACCATTCCAACATCATTCCTTGGCAGGAAGCCTGCCGCAAGACTGGAGCTGAGCTTGTCTATGTCTATCTCAAGGATGGAGCTTTGGACATGGATGATTTGCGAGCTAAATTGACTGATAAAGTTAAGTTTGTCTCCCTTGCTCACGCCTCAAATGTTCTTGGTGTAGTCAATCCGATTAAAGAAATCACTCAATTGGCTCACCAAGTTGGAGCCATCATGGTAGTTGATGGAGCACAATCTACGCCCCATATGAAGATTGATGTCCAGGACTTGGATGTGGACTTCTTTGCCTTTTCAGGTCACAAGATGGCTGGTCCGACTGGTATCGGTGTTCTTTATGGCAAAGAAAAGTATCTGGAACAAATGTCACCAGTTGAGTTTGGTGGAGAGATGATTGATTTCGTCTATGAGCAATCTGCTAGTTGGAAGGAATTACCTTGGAAATTTGAGGCTGGAACTCCTAACATGGCAGGTGCGATTGGACTTGCTTCGGCAGTAGATTATCTTGAAAGGATTGGTATGGATACGATTGAAGCGCATGAACAGGAACTGATTGAATACGTCTATCCAAAACTGCAGGCGATTGAAGGATTGACTATTTACGGTTCTCAGAACTTGGCTCAACGTTCAGGTGTCATTGCCTTTAACCTAGGTGACCTTCATCCGCATGATCTTGCGACTGCTTTGGATTATGAAGGAGTGGCTGTTCGAGCAGGTCACCATTGCGCTCAACCCTTGCTCCAGTATTTGGACGTTCCAGCTACAGCTCGTGCAAGTTTTTATATCTACAATACCAAGGCAGATTGCGACAAGCTAGTCGATGCCTTACAAAAGACAAAGGAGTTTTTCAATGGCACTTTCTAA